In Temnothorax longispinosus isolate EJ_2023e chromosome 2, Tlon_JGU_v1, whole genome shotgun sequence, one DNA window encodes the following:
- the Tango6 gene encoding transport and Golgi organization protein 6 homolog: MDYREVLSTLMSSFDDQATNFDDKVERIIQKVKPLLSEDMRQSIKDFPIRKQYLHILSYILRGIKQENVKVDTDAPFNVSQYQSLKNAVEFIILIGIKPFLLPGVGIDIDKLCPIASTITQEEDLSCLEKYERLCFSTHLLLDFFDDLNLRPAVLLRIGPLIAALLQLSHAPLAKPSNEVQPMNLNNQEFYMTVEEYQRLQNRQKAFHAKFISLLSNCPRNICFRELMAICGVQNTPRWLRRETQNYLINMLTQPDGVSSLIATIYNDGLDLGADWKKLDTLSRLITATHGKNVDQYYEAVCPQILDLFSSDKFKHGTIIANCCIKSLYDYNPRACQKYIIEVVCAPLTTKKEPHVIKSEKEVERCIEILTKCFLTEDAKFKHLPCKVILHVATPLFCLYDKVRESACSLKTNLRQLLLKIFEEDTTREKLYSAFLGHDTSAGFGNYVSSEFGPTGGIEIIGLNESLDYEKLADTIFDLVSTARDLSPSLFCYMLKFLSNQNKWSCEIEQSKTLETEDDKIERITMQLAAHKLLSQLASTSTVQDAQVKDPELLLSFIKSLFDDYTKSRSDKTEENECEMLYISLMWIKMILLEKSAAIKIDLFKDFKTFLEDHLKNSNMPTQLKSLISEVVACITTHDSRPRSERKYYQDLSSSSDKFDEALKDLADPLLPVRAHGLVTLTKLIETKDSYAIARNAIILRLFEENLKHEDSFIYLASINGLCALATAFPEKVIETLMLEYIDMPKRAAISEITVETRIKLGEILVKTTRALGEMSVVQKNTLVNGFLCAIRDTDPFVRASGLSCLGELCKVLNYRLGNILTEILYCITCILKTDKVPECRRAAVLVATLLFRGLDRDLLSTCTSDMIDLYRELRILRDDKDPVLQLHVQLALEEIDRIMRDSLFTGFPTLKKTISELDSMSIR, translated from the exons atggatTATCGCGAAGTATTATCCACTTTGATGTCCAGTTTTGATG atcaGGCTACAAATTTTGATGATAAGGTGGAACGAATAATTCAGAAGGTAAAACCGCTTCTGTCAGAAGACATGAGACAATCTATCAAAGATTTTCCTATAAG aAAACAATACCTTCACATATTAAGTTACATATTGCGTGGTATTAaacaagaaaatgtaaaagtaGATACTGATGCACCTTTTAACGTGAGCCAGTATCAGTCTTTGAAAAATGCTGtggaatttataatattaattggaaTTAAGCCCTTTCTATTACCTGGTGTAggtatagatatagataaattatGTCCCATAGCTTCAACAATTACTCAGGAAGAAGACTTGAGCTGTCTGGAG AAATATGAACGATTATGTTTTTCAACACACTTACTCCTAGATTTTTTCGATGATCTCAATTTACGACCGGCTGTACTTTTAAGAATCGGTCCTCTAATAGCCGCTCTATTACAATTGTCTCATGCTCCGCTAGCTAAACCATCGAACGAAGTTCAGCCCATGAATTTAAATAACCAAGAGTTTTATATGACAGTGGAGGAATATCAAAGGCTACAGAATCGTCAAAAAGCATTTCACGCTAAATTTATTTCCCTATTAAGTAATTGTCCACGTAACATAtgttttcgggaattaatggCAATTTGTGGAGTGCAAAATACACCAAGGTGGCTACGTAGAGAAACTCAGAACTATCTAATTAACATGCTTACGCAACCGGATGGAGTATCATCGTTAATCGCCACAATTTATAACGATGGTTTAGACCTGGGTGCGGATTGGAAAAAATTAGATACGCTTTCCCGGCTGATAACAGCAACTCATGGAAAGAACGTCGATCAATATTATGAAGCCGTATGTCCGCAG attttagatCTGTTTTCCTCTGATAAGTTCAAGCATGGCACAATAATTGCAAACTGCTGTATTAAATCCCTGTATGATTACAATCCACGTGCTTGTCAGAAGTATATTATAGAAGTCGTTTGTGCACCTCTAACAACGAAGAAAGAACCACATGttataaaatctgaaaaagaGGTTGAACGgtgtatagaaatattaacaaaatgttttttaacgGAGGACGCCAAGTTCAAGCATCTACCTTGCAAAGTTATTTTGCACGTTGCCACGCCTCTATTTTGCCTGTACGATAAAGTCCGCGAAAGTGCTTGCTCATTAAAAACGAATTTACgacaattgttattaaaaatcttcgAGGAAGATACAACGCGGGAAAAGCTTTATTCAGCTTTTCTAGGACACGATACTTCAGCGGGATTTGGGAATTATGTGTCATCAGAATTTGGACCGACTGGCGGTATCGAGATTATTGGTTTGAATGAAAGTTTGGACTACGAAAAACTAGCTGATACCATTTTCGACCTAGTGTCCACCGCTAGAGACTTATCTCCCAGCTTATTTTGTTACATGTTAAAGTTCCTgtcaaatcaaaataaatggTCCTGCGAAATTGAACAATCGAAAACATTGGAGACAGAAGATGACAAAATAGAACGCATCACGATGCAGTTAGCGGCTCATAAACTTCTGTCACAATTAGCCAGCACAAGTACTGTTCAAGACGCACAGGTGAAAGATCCCGAACTACTGCTGTCGTTTATAAAATCGTTGTTCGACGATTATACAAAAAGCCGTTCGGATAAAACCGAAGAAAACGAATGTGAGATGCTGTACATCAGCTTAATGTGGATAAAAATGATTCTGCTTGAGAAGAGTGCAGCGATCAAGATCGATCTCTTCAAagattttaaaacatttttggaaGATCACCTGAAAAATTCCAATATGCCGACGCAACTTAAATCATTAATCAGCGAAGTGGTTGCCTGTATCACGACACATGATTCCCGACCCAGATCCGAAAGGAAATACTATCAAGACTTGTCCAGTTCGTCGGACAAATTTGATGAAGCCTTGAAGGATCTCGCGGACCCATTACTTCCTGTTCGGGCGCATGGTCTTGTGACACTCACGAAACTGATTGAGACTAAAGATTCTTATGCTATTGCGCGTAATGCGATCATTTTGCGTTTATTTGAG GAGAATTTGAAGCACGAGGATTCGTTCATATATCTGGCATCTATCAACGGACTATGCGCATTAGCAACTGCATTTCCAGAAAAAGTTATAGAAACGCTGATGCTTGAATACATTGATATGCCCAAACGTGCCGCAATCTCGGAAATAACTGTTGAAACTAGGATAAAGCTCGGGGAAATACTAGTCAAGACAACGAGAGCCCTGG GTGAAATGAGCGTGGTTCAAAAAAACACGCTGGTCAACGGTTTTTTGTGCGCAATCCGCGATACGGATCCCTTTGTACGAGCCTCTGGTCTCTCTTGCTTAGGGGAACTCTGTAAAGTATTGAACTACCGTCTGGGAAACATTCTCACCGAA ATTCTCTACTGCATCACATGTATATTGAAAACAGACAAAGTACCTGAATGTCGGCGTGCCGCTGTGCTGGTCGCAACGCTTCTGTTTCGTGGTCTCGACCGAGACTTGTTGAGTACCTGTACCAGCGATATGATCGATCTGTACCGCGAATTGCGCATTTTGCGAGACGACAAAGATCCCGTGCTGCAGCTTCATGTTCAGTTAGCCTTAGAGGAGATCGACCGCATCATGCGGGACTCTCTATTCACGGGATTTCCCACGTTAAAAAAGACGATATCGGAGTTGGATTCAATGTCCATTCGGTAA
- the LOC139809122 gene encoding fatty acyl-CoA reductase wat-like, whose amino-acid sequence MASRTPIQTFYAGEAIFITGGTGFVGKLLTEKLLRSCPDISRIYLLIRLKKDKCPKSRLDEMFEKPIFYRLARIMSQWPNTYTFTKAIAEGLLRDEMGDLPVGIFRPAIVLSSANEPLVGWIDNMYGPLGITVTSLLGITRFHRCNPDMKANIVPVDFTVNGLIASAWDVGNNQFRYDQVFDPHLRS is encoded by the exons ATGGCAAGCAGAACACCAATACAAACCTTTTACGCCGGAGAGGCAATATTCATTACAG gAGGGACTGGTTTTGTTGGAAAACTTTTAACTGAAAAACTGTTACGAAGTTGCCCCGATATTTCAAGGATATATCTGCTGATACGTTTGAAAAAAGACAAATGTCCCAAAAGCCGACTGGACGAGATGTTTGAGAAACCT atattctACCGTTTGGCTAGAATCATGTCACAATGGCcgaatacatatacattcaCGAAAGCGATTGCGGAAGGACTTCTCAGAGACGAAATGGGAGATTTGCCAGTAGGAATATTTCGACCTGCAATAG TTTTATCTAGCGCCAATGAACCACTTGTTGGATGGATAGACAATATGTATGGCCCATTGGGGATCACAGTAACTTCGCTACTTGGTATCACAAGATTTCATCGTTGTAATCCTGATATGAAGGCAAATATAGTGCCTGTCGACTTCACCGTTAATGGTTTAATCGCTAGTGCGTGGGACGTTGGTAATAATCAATTCAGGTATGATCAGGTATTTGACCCACATCTCCGTAGCTAA
- the LOC139808500 gene encoding uncharacterized protein isoform X1, protein MSQELGITCPEEHEALEEKYRVLQHKLRDRLEKLNLNLGEIAIMHERAEMAEQAREKNRFAMTLLLDEFKQVLQDFDTCSEIDDERRNKLKAIYERMLDIQNDERKASEELINYEISNSKNCVSHVAEDVAERVRVEESNNVEDSLDYFDKKEEEHTLRQAERNNEVQNINKELALQESLVSELIKNATQETAESRKNIIEMEQELKRLHAEKEEHLQAVHAHNVSSKENMTSNNHSSHCENDVRYPYTDRVAVGEDCVDFIYQFVKDSNTSTKNCKNTASISNIRNNIIGIPSNFPSHEDFLVETYNLDISISPWQKQMPYTWVPEDQKDYYFHHIDLEFHEAVYPIRISIYEVYNFGHVTKVWAQDSLDECRWFPLWVGPPQFYEICHPIKRRRSESRIFSPPLRSCNFKTKMLRLQFTSNSCTQLDAVMLIGTSKLILPKNPEDKSLTNLLHRIRAQRHSCSERFCSSRCCEEFSRIQDNFQDTESWPSWHSSVLFDPHNTTRDYENAYLDILDLQKEFPKYCIIYKSGIATSHKSKLAHKQVSREEDMPSFKQGYHPLIRNHWNYVKFIEDIKLSSGESKEQEDSFFALPDETIRIILKYLDMRSFCRMSKVNKRLNNLTQDPILFRSLNLRNLKKEYSKDSYFCYDKILFYFASKCKDLQQLDLTASCISELDFVNFLQSCGHCLTHLRLSHCNFVDKLSLLKISQICKNLKVLDLSYCPLGRMDQEVSSLENLEFLVNLDVRDSDIRPEPLCKILQKTRRMRELNLNFFLRQGDWLGWDKTPFEALHLDAITIQLKNSCPDLEIIDLSSHMITSRGIHALAECKNLRKLTMMEMNYSNRDGTIHTIDKHSWRRLFSFCQCLEEVNLIDLHTDQSSINECVYEGLTLCKNLRQLYLWDISSFAILEQCPKLQTIYVIRKWPDDDTRDRQAFIAQAKEKYPHVSILEYQKGVYEEDVEWWGW, encoded by the exons ATGAGTCAAGAACTCGGCATAACGTGTCCCGAGGAGCATGAGGCACTCGAGGAGAAATATCGTGTATTGCAGCACAAACTCAGAGACAGgctggaaaaattaaatttgaatttaggAGAAATTGCAATTATGCACGAACGAGCGGAAATGGCAGAACAAgctcgagaaaaaaatagattcgccatgacattattattagatgaattcaagcaagttttacAAGATTTCGATACTTGTTCTGAAATCGATGACGAACGGCGTAATAAACTAAAAGCGATATACGAAAGGATGTTGG ATATCCAAAATGATGAAAGGAAAGCATCTGAAGAgcttataaattatgaaatatccAACTCCAAAAATTGCGTCTCACACGTGGCGGAGGATGTAGCGGAACGTGTACGTGTAGAGGAATCGAACAATGTCGAAGACAGTTTGGATTACTTTGACAAAAAGGAAGAGGAACACACCTTACGGCAAGCGGAGCGAAACAACGAggtgcaaaatattaataaggaACTGGCGCTTCAAGAAAGCCTCGTGTCGGAACTCATAAAAAACGCCACCCAAGAAACTGCCGAAAGCCGTAAGAACATCATTGAGATGGAGCAAGAACTCAAACGGCTACATGCGGAAAAAGAGGAACATTTACAAGCGGTACACGCGCACAACGTCAGCTCCAA AGAGAATATGACATCCAATAATCATTCCTCACATTGCGAAAATGATGTCAGATATCCTTATACTGACAGAGTAGCGGTAGGAGAGGATTGTGTTGATTTCATATATCAATTTGTAAAGGATAGCAATACATCCACAAAGAACTGTAAGAATACTGCTAGCATAAGTAATattcgtaataatataattggaaTACCTAGCAATTTTCCAAGCCATGAAGATTTTCTTGTG GAGACgtataatttagatatttcaatatctccATGGCAGAAACAAATGCCATATACTTGGGTACCAGAGGatcaaaaagattattattttcatcataTTG atcTCGAGTTTCATGAAGCTGTATATCCAATCAGAATCTCTATAtatgaagtatataattttggGCACGTAACTAAAGTTTGGGCTCAAGATTCTTTAGATGAGTGTCGGTGGTTTCCATTATGGGTTGGACCGCCTCAATTCTATGAAATTTGTCATCCAATCAAACGTAGACGTTCGGAATCACGGATATTTTCTCCGCCGTTACGATCTTGTAACTTTAAAACCAAGATGCTCAGATTACAATTCACATCCAACTCTTGCACACAGCTAGATGCTGTGATGCTGATCGGTACATCAAAATTGATTCTTCCTAAAAATCCTGAAGATAAGAGCTTAACTAATCTTTTACACCGCATTCGGGCACAACGACATTCTTGTTCAGAGAGATTTTGTTCTTCTCGTTGTTGTGAAGAATTCTCAAGAATTCAAGACAATTTTCAAGACACAGAAAGTTGGCCCTCTTGGCATTCCTCTGTATTGTTTGACCCTCATAATACAACACGTGATTATGAAAATGCATACTTGGATATACTTGATCTTCAAAAAGAATTTCctaaatattgcattatttataaaag CGGCATAGCAACGAGTCACAAGAGCAAGCTCGCACACAAGCAAGTATCTCGGGAGGAAGATATGCCATCTTTTAAACAGGGATATCACCCTTTAATAAGAAATCATtggaattatgtaaaatttatagaagatATCAAACTCTCTTCGGGAGAATCCAAGGAGCAAGAGGACAGTTTTTTTGCGCTTCCT GATGAAACAatacgaataatattaaaatacttggaTATGAGGTCGTTTTGCCGTATGAGCAAAGTAAATAAACgcctaaataatttaacacaggATCCTATTCTCTTCAGAAGTTTGaacttaagaaatttaaaaaaagaatactcTAAGGATTCATACTTTTGTTATgataaaattctgttttattttgcatCTAAATGTAAAGATTTACAACAGTTGGATCTTACGGCGAGCTGCATTTCTGAACTGGATTTCGTAAACTTTCTTCAGAGTTGCGGCCATTGTTTAACGCACTTACGATTAAGTCACTGCAATTTTGTTGACAAATTatctctattaaaaatttcacagatatgcaaaaatttgaaag tattggATCTTAGTTATTGTCCTCTGGGGAGAATGGACCAAGAAGTTTCGAGTCTCGAAAATCTAGAATTTCTAGTGAATTTAGACGTTAGAGATTCAGATATAAGACCTGAACCtctttgcaaaatactgcaaaaaacTCGCCGGATGCGTgagttaaatttaaacttttttcttcGTCAAGGTGATTGGTTAGGCTGGGACAAGACACCGTTCGAAGCACTACATTTGGACGCAATTACAATACAGTTAAAAAATTCGTGTCCAGACTTggaaataatagatttatcGAGCCACATGATTACATCGCGAGGTATTCATGCCCTCGCTGAATGcaagaatttacgaaaactgACAATGATGGAGAT GAACTACAGCAACAGAGATGGCACAATCCACACAATCGATAAGCATAGCTGGCGTAGATTGTTTTCCTTCTGTCAGTGCTTAGAAGAAGTCAATTTGATAGATCTACACACAGATCAATCTTCCATCAATGAGTGTGTCTACGAAGGACTGACACTGTGTAAAAACTTAAGACAATTATACTTGTGGGATATATCTAGTTTCGCAATTCTTGAGCAGTGTCCTAAACTGCAAACAATCTATGTTATACGGAAATGGCCCGACGACGACACACGTGATAGGCAGGCGTTCATTGCTCAGGCGAAGGAAAAATATCCACACGTGTCTATCCTTGAATATCAAAAGGGAGTGTATGAAGAAGATGTGGAATGGTGGGGATGGTAA
- the LOC139808500 gene encoding uncharacterized protein isoform X2, which yields MSQELGITCPEEHEALEEKYRVLQHKLRDRLEKLNLNLGEIAIMHERAEMAEQAREKNRFAMTLLLDEFKQVLQDFDTCSEIDDERRNKLKAIYERMLDIQNDERKASEELINYEISNSKNCVSHVAEDVAERVRVEESNNVEDSLDYFDKKEEEHTLRQAERNNEVQNINKELALQESLVSELIKNATQETAESRKNIIEMEQELKRLHAEKEEHLQAVHAHNVSSNGIATSHKSKLAHKQVSREEDMPSFKQGYHPLIRNHWNYVKFIEDIKLSSGESKEQEDSFFALPDETIRIILKYLDMRSFCRMSKVNKRLNNLTQDPILFRSLNLRNLKKEYSKDSYFCYDKILFYFASKCKDLQQLDLTASCISELDFVNFLQSCGHCLTHLRLSHCNFVDKLSLLKISQICKNLKVLDLSYCPLGRMDQEVSSLENLEFLVNLDVRDSDIRPEPLCKILQKTRRMRELNLNFFLRQGDWLGWDKTPFEALHLDAITIQLKNSCPDLEIIDLSSHMITSRGIHALAECKNLRKLTMMEMNYSNRDGTIHTIDKHSWRRLFSFCQCLEEVNLIDLHTDQSSINECVYEGLTLCKNLRQLYLWDISSFAILEQCPKLQTIYVIRKWPDDDTRDRQAFIAQAKEKYPHVSILEYQKGVYEEDVEWWGW from the exons ATGAGTCAAGAACTCGGCATAACGTGTCCCGAGGAGCATGAGGCACTCGAGGAGAAATATCGTGTATTGCAGCACAAACTCAGAGACAGgctggaaaaattaaatttgaatttaggAGAAATTGCAATTATGCACGAACGAGCGGAAATGGCAGAACAAgctcgagaaaaaaatagattcgccatgacattattattagatgaattcaagcaagttttacAAGATTTCGATACTTGTTCTGAAATCGATGACGAACGGCGTAATAAACTAAAAGCGATATACGAAAGGATGTTGG ATATCCAAAATGATGAAAGGAAAGCATCTGAAGAgcttataaattatgaaatatccAACTCCAAAAATTGCGTCTCACACGTGGCGGAGGATGTAGCGGAACGTGTACGTGTAGAGGAATCGAACAATGTCGAAGACAGTTTGGATTACTTTGACAAAAAGGAAGAGGAACACACCTTACGGCAAGCGGAGCGAAACAACGAggtgcaaaatattaataaggaACTGGCGCTTCAAGAAAGCCTCGTGTCGGAACTCATAAAAAACGCCACCCAAGAAACTGCCGAAAGCCGTAAGAACATCATTGAGATGGAGCAAGAACTCAAACGGCTACATGCGGAAAAAGAGGAACATTTACAAGCGGTACACGCGCACAACGTCAGCTCCAA CGGCATAGCAACGAGTCACAAGAGCAAGCTCGCACACAAGCAAGTATCTCGGGAGGAAGATATGCCATCTTTTAAACAGGGATATCACCCTTTAATAAGAAATCATtggaattatgtaaaatttatagaagatATCAAACTCTCTTCGGGAGAATCCAAGGAGCAAGAGGACAGTTTTTTTGCGCTTCCT GATGAAACAatacgaataatattaaaatacttggaTATGAGGTCGTTTTGCCGTATGAGCAAAGTAAATAAACgcctaaataatttaacacaggATCCTATTCTCTTCAGAAGTTTGaacttaagaaatttaaaaaaagaatactcTAAGGATTCATACTTTTGTTATgataaaattctgttttattttgcatCTAAATGTAAAGATTTACAACAGTTGGATCTTACGGCGAGCTGCATTTCTGAACTGGATTTCGTAAACTTTCTTCAGAGTTGCGGCCATTGTTTAACGCACTTACGATTAAGTCACTGCAATTTTGTTGACAAATTatctctattaaaaatttcacagatatgcaaaaatttgaaag tattggATCTTAGTTATTGTCCTCTGGGGAGAATGGACCAAGAAGTTTCGAGTCTCGAAAATCTAGAATTTCTAGTGAATTTAGACGTTAGAGATTCAGATATAAGACCTGAACCtctttgcaaaatactgcaaaaaacTCGCCGGATGCGTgagttaaatttaaacttttttcttcGTCAAGGTGATTGGTTAGGCTGGGACAAGACACCGTTCGAAGCACTACATTTGGACGCAATTACAATACAGTTAAAAAATTCGTGTCCAGACTTggaaataatagatttatcGAGCCACATGATTACATCGCGAGGTATTCATGCCCTCGCTGAATGcaagaatttacgaaaactgACAATGATGGAGAT GAACTACAGCAACAGAGATGGCACAATCCACACAATCGATAAGCATAGCTGGCGTAGATTGTTTTCCTTCTGTCAGTGCTTAGAAGAAGTCAATTTGATAGATCTACACACAGATCAATCTTCCATCAATGAGTGTGTCTACGAAGGACTGACACTGTGTAAAAACTTAAGACAATTATACTTGTGGGATATATCTAGTTTCGCAATTCTTGAGCAGTGTCCTAAACTGCAAACAATCTATGTTATACGGAAATGGCCCGACGACGACACACGTGATAGGCAGGCGTTCATTGCTCAGGCGAAGGAAAAATATCCACACGTGTCTATCCTTGAATATCAAAAGGGAGTGTATGAAGAAGATGTGGAATGGTGGGGATGGTAA
- the LOC139825235 gene encoding glyceraldehyde-3-phosphate dehydrogenase 1-like → MRGGEDNDISDDICPTSLRVSIHYKMQMSSAWKSKSYYSVRNHGKARSTAANVTSDKEYLHIDGGAKRVIITAPSIDAPMLVFGVNHTCYNPKRDSVISATSCTTNCAAPIVKIMHDFEVLEAMITSIHAVTASQNTVDGPVEKFRPTAMWRDGRSALQNIIPTAIGAAKSLTKIIPMS, encoded by the exons atgagGGGAGGGGAGGATAACGATATCAGTGACGATATCTGTCCGACGAGTCTACGTGTGTCAATCCATTATAAA ATGCAGATGTCCAGCGCATGGAAATCCAAGAGCTACTATAGTGTACGGAATCACGGGAAAGCTCGGAGCACCGCAGCAAATGTCACAAGCGACAAGGAATAT TTGCACATCGACGGCGGTGCAAAAAGAGTTATCATCACCGCACCGTCGATCGATGCACCGATGCTCGTTTTCGGAGTCAATCACACTTGTTACAATCCCAAGAGAGACAGTGTCATTTCTGCAACGTCCTGCACCACGAACTGCGCAGCTCCAATCGTCAAAATCATGCACGACTTCGAGGTCCTCGAGGCGATGATCACCAGCATACACGCGGTAACAGCATCTCAAAATACCGTGGACGGTCCAGTAGAAAAG TTTCGACCTACGGCAATGTGGAGGGACGGTAGAAGCGCACTCCAGAATATCATTCCGACCGCGATCGGCGCGGCCAAGTCATTAACCAAAATTATTCCCATGAGTTGA